The following are encoded together in the Pelorhabdus rhamnosifermentans genome:
- a CDS encoding thioesterase family protein, producing the protein MDSNLKIGMKAEKTEKVTENNTAIKYGSGGVAVYATPAMIGLMEATSLAVVDSYLPQGMATVGIDLKIKHLAATPVGMTIKVVAELIQLDGRRLIFHVTAFDDREKIGEGTHERFIITKEKFLQKAEAKKDMA; encoded by the coding sequence ATGGATTCTAATTTGAAAATTGGCATGAAAGCCGAAAAAACGGAAAAAGTTACTGAAAACAATACAGCTATTAAATATGGCAGTGGGGGAGTGGCTGTTTATGCGACTCCAGCCATGATCGGATTGATGGAGGCAACTTCCTTAGCAGTTGTTGATTCCTACTTGCCTCAAGGAATGGCTACAGTAGGTATTGATTTAAAAATCAAGCATCTTGCAGCCACTCCTGTAGGCATGACGATTAAAGTGGTTGCTGAGCTTATCCAATTGGATGGAAGGCGTCTTATTTTTCATGTCACTGCATTTGATGACAGAGAGAAAATTGGCGAAGGGACACATGAACGTTTCATTATTACGAAGGAAAAATTTTTACAAAAAGCAGAAGCAAAAAAGGATATGGCATAA
- a CDS encoding N-acetylmuramoyl-L-alanine amidase, whose translation MNRRTFLRKTFYMGANLWFGQNLLRYGTVFANSTQNISTHIVNIRKAFHRAQDDKQVYFRVVLEVSDKCEIIKEQNAKYVQITLKNCSADSFVGTFACSNQFISDYKIEQVSQQDSQIKIRLMEVLPLPEIRCSVFPPSILCNHYRIILDIGAFSKPTQIKENNLKIKETNLKFGSLETRSETNMLIIHHVGGTDRDVSAQEIHRWHLANGWAGIGYHYVIRKNGIIERGRPRDAIGAHTYGYNEASVGINLVGDFEESVPKQAQIHSAAKLVAALCHIYDLSPNQITVQGHKDLNDTLCPGKNLYDQMQLVRDRSTSYM comes from the coding sequence ATGAATCGAAGGACATTTTTACGCAAAACTTTTTACATGGGCGCTAATTTATGGTTCGGTCAAAATCTACTTCGTTACGGCACTGTTTTCGCAAATTCAACACAAAATATATCGACACATATTGTAAATATACGGAAAGCTTTTCATCGAGCTCAAGATGATAAGCAGGTCTATTTTCGAGTAGTTCTTGAAGTTTCTGATAAGTGCGAAATTATTAAGGAACAGAATGCCAAATATGTTCAAATTACGCTTAAAAATTGTAGTGCCGACAGTTTTGTCGGCACTTTCGCTTGTTCAAATCAATTTATATCTGACTATAAGATTGAACAAGTATCTCAGCAAGATAGTCAAATTAAAATTCGTTTAATGGAGGTACTTCCACTTCCCGAGATACGCTGTAGCGTTTTTCCGCCGTCTATTTTGTGCAATCATTATCGTATCATACTCGATATTGGTGCTTTTAGTAAACCAACACAAATCAAAGAAAATAATTTAAAAATTAAAGAAACCAATTTAAAATTTGGCTCCTTAGAAACTCGATCTGAAACGAATATGCTCATTATCCATCATGTGGGCGGTACGGATCGCGATGTATCGGCTCAGGAGATTCATAGGTGGCACCTTGCAAATGGCTGGGCTGGCATTGGTTATCATTACGTGATTCGAAAAAATGGTATTATTGAACGAGGCAGGCCAAGGGATGCAATTGGTGCACATACTTATGGATATAATGAAGCCTCAGTCGGTATTAATCTAGTAGGAGATTTTGAAGAATCCGTTCCTAAACAGGCGCAAATTCATTCGGCAGCGAAATTAGTTGCTGCTTTATGTCATATTTATGATTTATCACCAAATCAGATTACTGTCCAAGGACATAAGGATTTAAACGATACTTTGTGTCCAGGGAAAAATTTGTATGATCAAATGCAGTTAGTTAGAGATAGATCCACTTCTTATATGTGA
- a CDS encoding TIGR03915 family putative DNA repair protein, translating into MLNKSNLIYRYDGSFDGLLCCVFESYEQKEIPSDIFRPDAFQTSLLPVKEITTDSEKASRVLVSIPQKIGDSALDFVRRAFLTCLDQKELYILLFLRKGYRYGTSVMSMLTDDVVDRLFKAVKHLGKESELLRGFLRFSIFNNILVAEIEPKNVVLPLLTKHFCERYPEERFLIYDKTHFMALVYQPHQSAVIPIDDLELPEPDEEEQSFRELWRLFYDTIEVKGRHNPKCRMSHMPKRYWKYLTEFGYTTKHSIAAKRKLSSTLKLGQNTMIDKVFGND; encoded by the coding sequence ATGCTTAACAAGTCCAATCTGATTTATCGTTATGATGGAAGTTTTGACGGACTACTGTGCTGTGTGTTCGAAAGCTATGAGCAAAAAGAAATTCCCAGCGATATTTTTCGGCCCGATGCATTTCAGACTTCGCTGTTGCCTGTGAAAGAAATTACGACTGATTCTGAGAAGGCGAGTCGAGTTTTGGTTTCTATTCCCCAAAAAATCGGCGACTCAGCATTGGATTTTGTGCGGCGTGCTTTTTTAACCTGTCTTGATCAAAAGGAATTGTACATTTTGCTCTTCTTGCGTAAGGGCTATCGTTATGGCACGTCCGTGATGAGCATGTTAACAGATGACGTAGTAGATAGGCTCTTTAAAGCGGTTAAACATTTGGGAAAAGAAAGCGAACTGCTAAGAGGTTTTCTGCGTTTTTCTATTTTTAATAATATCCTTGTAGCTGAGATCGAGCCTAAAAATGTTGTACTTCCCTTGTTGACCAAGCATTTCTGCGAACGATATCCAGAGGAGCGCTTTTTAATCTATGATAAGACGCATTTTATGGCCTTGGTATATCAGCCGCATCAATCGGCTGTAATTCCTATTGATGATCTTGAGCTGCCTGAGCCCGATGAAGAGGAGCAATCCTTTCGTGAACTATGGCGGCTGTTCTACGATACGATTGAAGTAAAGGGCCGTCACAATCCAAAGTGTCGGATGAGCCATATGCCAAAGCGTTACTGGAAGTATTTAACGGAGTTTGGCTATACAACAAAACATTCTATAGCCGCAAAAAGGAAATTGTCCTCAACATTGAAGTTGGGGCAAAACACTATGATCGATAAGGTATTTGGTAATGATTAA
- a CDS encoding amino acid permease yields MESKVNTEELCPERAGLKRGMKSRHMMMISVGGTIGTGLFVASGQTISQAGPIGAILAYLTGGFIMYIVLLCLAELTVAMPVAGSFQSYATRFISPSVGFMTGWLYWINWAICIATDFTAAGIIMHNWFPQVSIWIWCALFAVILTLLNIISVRAFGEAEFWFAGIKVATIICFIIAGAGLIFGFTGHEGAIGLSNFIGTEGAFPNGFKAVFLTMIAVVYSFQGAELVGIAAGECEEPGKNVPRVIRGVIVRIILFYVVAMFVLTGTIPWQEAGVLESPFSHVFGRIGIPMAQNIMNFVVITSALSAGSSALYACSRLLWSMAKDGLAPRWLGKLNKNGVPYCGILLTLALACISLLTSVYAADTVYLWLMSSTGLTGCLIWIIIAWCQLNFRKSFLSLGGKLSELTFRTPLYPLVPYLAIVLNVIVIVSLYFDESQRIVLYSSIPIIGFIYLYYVFVMDKKQVEQSIMAPLHKI; encoded by the coding sequence TTGGAATCCAAGGTCAATACGGAGGAGCTTTGTCCTGAAAGGGCTGGGTTAAAGCGAGGCATGAAATCACGGCATATGATGATGATTTCAGTCGGGGGAACCATTGGTACGGGATTATTTGTTGCTTCAGGGCAGACAATTAGCCAAGCTGGGCCAATCGGTGCTATACTCGCCTATTTAACGGGCGGCTTTATTATGTACATTGTTTTATTATGTTTGGCTGAATTAACAGTAGCCATGCCTGTAGCGGGATCTTTTCAGAGTTATGCCACTCGGTTTATTTCGCCTAGTGTAGGTTTTATGACAGGCTGGCTGTATTGGATTAACTGGGCCATTTGTATTGCAACTGACTTTACGGCGGCAGGGATTATTATGCATAATTGGTTTCCTCAGGTAAGTATTTGGATATGGTGCGCTTTATTTGCCGTTATTTTAACCTTATTAAATATCATTTCTGTTCGCGCCTTTGGTGAAGCGGAATTTTGGTTCGCAGGCATTAAAGTAGCTACAATTATCTGTTTTATTATTGCTGGAGCAGGTTTGATATTTGGTTTTACGGGGCATGAGGGGGCTATTGGTCTGTCTAATTTTATCGGTACAGAGGGAGCTTTTCCTAATGGATTTAAGGCTGTTTTTTTAACAATGATTGCTGTTGTGTATTCCTTTCAAGGTGCTGAACTTGTTGGAATTGCGGCAGGTGAATGTGAAGAGCCCGGAAAAAATGTTCCACGAGTCATTCGTGGTGTCATTGTTCGTATTATCTTATTCTATGTTGTGGCTATGTTTGTTTTGACAGGGACTATTCCTTGGCAAGAGGCGGGGGTTTTAGAAAGTCCTTTTTCTCATGTTTTTGGTCGTATTGGGATTCCTATGGCGCAAAATATTATGAATTTTGTTGTTATTACTTCGGCACTTTCGGCAGGAAGTTCGGCTTTGTATGCTTGTTCGCGCTTGCTATGGTCCATGGCAAAAGACGGATTGGCTCCGAGATGGCTGGGTAAGTTAAATAAGAACGGTGTCCCTTATTGCGGCATCTTGCTTACTCTTGCTCTCGCCTGTATTTCTCTTTTAACAAGTGTTTATGCGGCTGATACAGTTTATTTGTGGCTCATGTCTAGTACGGGATTGACAGGCTGCCTCATCTGGATCATTATTGCTTGGTGTCAATTGAATTTCCGTAAAAGTTTTTTGAGTCTTGGTGGAAAGTTGAGTGAATTGACCTTTCGTACGCCTTTATATCCTTTGGTGCCTTATTTAGCCATTGTTCTCAATGTCATCGTTATTGTCAGTCTCTATTTTGATGAATCACAGCGTATTGTGTTGTATTCAAGTATTCCAATCATTGGGTTTATTTATTTATATTATGTGTTTGTGATGGATAAAAAACAGGTAGAGCAATCCATTATGGCTCCTCTTCATAAAATATAA
- a CDS encoding DUF421 domain-containing protein, with amino-acid sequence MDIIIENVYRTFIALGALMVVTKVMGRRSIAQLTLYDYVIGLILGNIGAAFAVGKSVSIAEGLVSLTAATVWVLVVNFFTQRSLSARKFVDSEPIMVIYQGRILEENLQKKFYNINDLLRALREQSIFDPSNVEVAVIETDGQISVMENKEIDKSEKSETMCDTLPDIYSGLIGRELIIDGKVIDSALSKSGMTLEWLKSSLAHQNAKLEDVTLAMITPDGKLYIDKKNDKAPKIEGEK; translated from the coding sequence ATGGACATTATTATAGAAAATGTCTATCGGACGTTTATTGCTTTAGGGGCTTTAATGGTTGTGACAAAAGTCATGGGAAGAAGATCCATTGCCCAACTTACGCTATATGATTATGTAATCGGGCTTATTCTTGGTAACATCGGCGCCGCGTTTGCAGTGGGAAAATCAGTATCTATAGCAGAGGGGCTAGTGAGTTTAACAGCTGCAACTGTTTGGGTATTAGTTGTTAATTTTTTTACACAAAGGAGTCTATCAGCAAGAAAATTTGTCGATTCCGAACCCATTATGGTTATTTACCAAGGCCGCATTTTGGAAGAAAATTTGCAAAAGAAATTTTACAACATAAATGATCTCTTGCGGGCATTGCGTGAGCAAAGTATTTTTGATCCCTCTAATGTCGAGGTAGCAGTCATTGAAACAGATGGACAGATAAGCGTAATGGAGAATAAGGAAATAGATAAGTCGGAAAAATCCGAGACTATGTGCGATACGTTACCTGACATTTACAGTGGCTTGATTGGGCGAGAGCTTATTATTGATGGCAAGGTAATTGATTCTGCCTTGTCTAAAAGCGGGATGACACTTGAATGGCTTAAAAGCAGTCTGGCGCATCAAAATGCGAAGCTTGAAGATGTGACTTTGGCAATGATAACACCCGACGGAAAACTATATATCGATAAAAAAAATGATAAAGCACCCAAAATTGAAGGCGAAAAATGA
- a CDS encoding desulfoferrodoxin has product MAEMVFYRCELCGNIVAVMKNGGGKLVCCGQPMIKLDPNTTDAAQEKHVPVVVQEAEKIKVSVGSVAHPMVAEHFIEWIAVVTEEKVELIYLKPGMEPKARFLGQNKAVVYAYCNLHGLWKTEI; this is encoded by the coding sequence ATGGCTGAAATGGTTTTTTATCGTTGTGAACTTTGTGGTAATATTGTTGCTGTAATGAAAAATGGTGGAGGTAAGCTGGTTTGTTGTGGACAGCCCATGATAAAACTTGACCCTAACACAACGGATGCTGCGCAGGAAAAGCATGTTCCAGTTGTTGTCCAGGAAGCCGAAAAAATTAAGGTCTCTGTAGGTTCTGTAGCTCATCCGATGGTCGCTGAACATTTTATTGAATGGATCGCAGTCGTTACTGAAGAAAAAGTAGAATTAATTTATTTGAAACCAGGTATGGAACCAAAAGCTAGATTCTTGGGTCAAAATAAGGCCGTTGTTTATGCATATTGCAATCTTCATGGTTTGTGGAAAACCGAGATTTAG
- a CDS encoding aldo/keto reductase, giving the protein MDKIQLGRTKLMVSRSGFGALPIQRISFDETKAILRTAYENGINFFDTARGYTDSEEKIGYSLSEVRNHIILATKSPAKNKKTLFEHLETSLKNLKTDYIDIYQLHNPKELPDPEDSEGLYAGLIEAKKKGMIRFIGLTNHNIKNAMQAAASNLYDTIQFPLNSLSTDEDLKLIAECKKNGIGVIAMKALSGGLITNASTTFAFLRQFDNVVPIWGIQKISELEEFVALEKNPPELDEAMWKLIQKDRNELAGDFCRGCGYCMPCPAGIEIPVQARISLLLGRAPIGPFMENDFREKMNLINQCLECGQCKSQCPYELDTPNLLKRELKKYNEFYEVHKKI; this is encoded by the coding sequence ATGGATAAAATTCAATTGGGTCGCACAAAATTAATGGTGAGTAGAAGTGGCTTTGGCGCTTTACCTATACAGCGGATTTCTTTTGATGAAACGAAAGCGATACTAAGAACGGCTTATGAAAATGGAATAAACTTTTTTGATACTGCAAGAGGATATACAGATAGTGAAGAAAAAATCGGTTATTCTCTTTCGGAAGTAAGAAATCATATTATCCTTGCTACCAAGAGCCCGGCGAAGAATAAAAAAACATTATTTGAACATTTAGAAACGAGTCTCAAAAATTTAAAAACCGATTATATCGATATTTATCAATTACATAATCCGAAGGAACTTCCAGATCCAGAGGATTCAGAAGGTCTTTATGCCGGTTTAATCGAGGCTAAGAAAAAAGGAATGATTCGCTTTATTGGTCTTACAAATCATAATATAAAAAATGCCATGCAGGCAGCCGCATCTAACTTGTACGACACGATTCAATTTCCTTTGAATTCTCTTTCAACTGATGAAGATTTAAAATTAATTGCTGAGTGTAAAAAAAATGGGATTGGTGTGATAGCCATGAAAGCCTTATCAGGTGGCTTAATCACGAATGCTTCTACTACGTTTGCTTTTTTAAGACAGTTTGATAATGTAGTGCCTATTTGGGGTATTCAGAAGATCAGTGAATTAGAGGAATTTGTCGCCTTGGAAAAGAATCCGCCGGAATTGGATGAAGCCATGTGGAAACTGATTCAAAAGGACAGAAATGAATTAGCAGGGGATTTTTGTAGAGGATGCGGATATTGCATGCCATGTCCTGCCGGGATAGAAATACCTGTTCAAGCAAGAATATCGTTGCTTTTAGGAAGAGCACCGATTGGTCCATTCATGGAAAACGATTTCAGGGAAAAAATGAATTTAATTAATCAATGCCTAGAATGTGGCCAGTGTAAAAGTCAGTGTCCTTATGAGCTTGATACGCCGAATCTTTTAAAACGGGAACTAAAAAAATATAATGAATTTTACGAAGTGCATAAGAAAATATAA
- a CDS encoding DUF4366 domain-containing protein, protein MSLTPPTRPIPPTPPTHLAPLSLVPATSDTPSEQQGTTQNSKAPITHAEPSTQPAMQSQQATNTNPTSTATTKNQSVTTEKSSQQNSESTHINTSSETAAPPTDGKPQATGMGMGAYFIFVLVVSVTLIIFYYFKFKYKPKQKR, encoded by the coding sequence ATGAGTCTAACACCACCGACACGTCCCATTCCACCCACACCACCTACTCATCTTGCGCCACTGAGTTTAGTTCCTGCTACGTCGGATACGCCAAGCGAACAACAAGGGACTACTCAAAATTCAAAAGCGCCGATAACTCATGCAGAACCTTCTACACAGCCTGCTATGCAATCTCAACAGGCAACAAACACCAACCCCACTTCAACAGCAACTACTAAAAATCAGTCCGTCACTACCGAAAAATCTTCTCAACAAAACAGTGAGAGCACGCATATAAATACATCATCTGAAACAGCGGCTCCGCCCACTGACGGAAAACCACAAGCAACAGGCATGGGAATGGGGGCCTATTTCATTTTCGTTTTAGTTGTTAGTGTGACTTTAATCATATTTTATTACTTCAAATTTAAGTACAAACCTAAACAAAAGAGGTAA
- a CDS encoding 6-phosphofructokinase codes for MNKINGNCLIAQSGGPTSVINASTYGIIKKFLSLESEFTVYAGVHGIQGVLDKKLIDVRNLAEATLASLKNMPAAAFGSCRYKMKDIQEDEADYKNLIDIFKEFNIRYFLYIGGNDSMDAADKISRYAEICGYDVKVLGVPKTIDNDLVETDHCPGFGSTAKYVSNVGIELWADINAYKKESIMVMEVMGRDAGWIAASTGIIKRAIPGLNQLIYLPEVPFCADKFLADIKQAIQNNNKLLVVTSEGLKSDDGQYINIESNCYNSDAFGHAQLGGIGRYLQQCIKKNVTKNVKLTEVGVIQRCAMHCVSKTDLEEAEMVGRAALHYALEGYTGYMIALVRAKDKSYHCTTKLAKLDSVCNKVKNVPLNWLGQQNSVTQEMVDYIQPLIVGEVGRFSESGLIQYPNLSFFR; via the coding sequence TTGAATAAGATCAACGGAAATTGTTTAATTGCTCAATCAGGAGGGCCGACAAGTGTTATTAATGCATCGACCTATGGGATTATAAAGAAATTTTTGTCATTGGAAAGTGAATTTACTGTTTATGCAGGAGTCCATGGTATTCAGGGGGTTTTGGATAAAAAGCTGATTGATGTGCGAAATTTGGCTGAGGCGACGCTTGCGTCTCTGAAGAACATGCCTGCGGCGGCTTTTGGTTCATGTCGGTATAAAATGAAAGATATTCAAGAGGATGAAGCTGATTACAAGAATTTAATCGATATTTTTAAAGAGTTTAATATTCGGTACTTTTTGTATATTGGCGGAAATGATTCAATGGATGCTGCTGATAAAATCAGTCGGTATGCTGAAATCTGCGGGTACGACGTGAAGGTTCTTGGCGTGCCCAAGACCATTGATAATGATTTAGTTGAAACAGATCATTGTCCGGGATTTGGCAGCACTGCTAAATATGTTTCGAACGTTGGGATTGAGTTATGGGCGGATATTAACGCCTACAAGAAAGAATCGATTATGGTTATGGAAGTCATGGGGAGAGATGCCGGTTGGATTGCCGCATCAACAGGCATTATAAAAAGGGCCATCCCAGGACTGAATCAGCTCATTTATTTACCGGAAGTCCCTTTTTGCGCAGATAAGTTTTTGGCAGATATTAAACAGGCTATTCAAAACAATAACAAATTACTTGTTGTTACATCAGAAGGGTTAAAAAGCGACGATGGACAGTATATTAATATTGAAAGTAATTGTTACAACAGCGATGCCTTTGGTCATGCACAACTGGGGGGAATCGGAAGATATCTGCAGCAATGTATCAAGAAAAATGTGACTAAAAATGTAAAGCTTACTGAAGTAGGTGTGATTCAACGCTGTGCCATGCATTGTGTATCGAAGACAGACCTCGAAGAAGCGGAAATGGTGGGACGAGCTGCCCTTCACTACGCTCTTGAGGGGTATACGGGTTATATGATTGCACTCGTGAGGGCCAAGGATAAGTCGTATCATTGTACGACGAAACTTGCCAAACTAGACAGTGTATGTAACAAAGTAAAAAATGTTCCCCTGAATTGGTTGGGACAGCAAAATAGTGTTACGCAGGAAATGGTTGACTATATTCAGCCGCTTATTGTAGGAGAAGTCGGTCGTTTTAGTGAAAGTGGCTTAATTCAGTATCCAAATCTGAGTTTTTTTCGATAA
- a CDS encoding putative DNA modification/repair radical SAM protein, with amino-acid sequence MDIFDKLKILTDAAKYDVACTSSGVNRKAGSGKIGSAAAWGICHSFAADGRCISLLKVLMTNVCAYDCKYCVNRLSNDTPRTSFTPRELAELTINFYRRNYIEGLFLSSGVLKNPDYTCEQMIEALRILREEYHFSGYIHAKAIPGADSALIARLGMLADRMSVNIELPSQKSLQLLAPDKSKHSILAPMGYIQNRIKENSTDLIKYRHAPKFAPAGQSTQMIVGATPDTDFQILNLTEGLYKKYKLKRVFFSAYMPVTQDALLPTLNTKPPLLREHRLYQADWLLRFYGFTANELLDQHNQSFNPYIDPKCNWALNHMEVFPIDVNRASYHDLLRVPGIGVTSAKRIVIARRTATLRLEGLKKLGVVLKRAQYFITCGGGIAAALKVKPSTVLRSFMSDKTLALYHQNFPAQTAAEQLSLFDSPREMLSPFIEGDRQKCLTSPI; translated from the coding sequence GTGGATATTTTTGACAAGCTGAAAATTTTGACTGATGCAGCAAAATATGACGTGGCATGTACTTCCAGCGGTGTGAATAGAAAGGCTGGCAGCGGCAAAATTGGCAGTGCGGCAGCCTGGGGTATTTGTCACAGCTTCGCAGCGGATGGGCGGTGTATTTCACTGTTAAAGGTGCTAATGACCAATGTTTGTGCCTATGACTGTAAATACTGTGTGAATCGCTTGTCAAACGATACACCGCGGACTTCTTTTACGCCACGCGAACTAGCCGAGTTAACCATTAATTTTTATCGGCGAAATTATATTGAAGGTCTTTTCCTGAGTTCCGGCGTATTGAAAAATCCTGACTATACTTGTGAGCAAATGATTGAGGCGCTGCGTATTTTGCGGGAGGAATATCATTTTTCCGGATATATTCACGCTAAGGCCATTCCTGGAGCGGATAGCGCGCTGATCGCTCGCTTGGGGATGTTAGCAGACCGTATGAGTGTGAATATTGAACTTCCCTCTCAGAAAAGTTTGCAGCTCTTAGCACCGGATAAATCGAAGCATTCCATTTTGGCACCCATGGGATATATTCAAAATCGCATAAAAGAAAATTCTACCGATCTAATCAAGTATCGGCATGCTCCCAAATTCGCTCCGGCTGGGCAGAGCACTCAGATGATTGTAGGTGCGACACCTGACACGGATTTTCAAATTTTGAATTTAACGGAAGGTCTTTATAAGAAATACAAGCTCAAGCGTGTTTTCTTTTCGGCCTATATGCCTGTGACGCAAGATGCCTTGCTGCCTACACTCAATACAAAGCCACCACTTCTGCGTGAGCATCGGCTTTATCAGGCTGATTGGCTGCTACGGTTTTATGGATTTACAGCCAATGAACTTTTAGATCAACATAATCAAAGTTTTAATCCTTACATCGATCCAAAATGCAATTGGGCACTGAATCATATGGAGGTTTTCCCCATCGATGTAAACCGCGCCTCCTATCATGATCTGTTACGGGTGCCTGGTATTGGCGTAACCAGTGCAAAACGGATTGTAATTGCCCGTCGCACAGCGACTCTTCGCTTGGAAGGTCTTAAGAAGCTCGGCGTGGTTTTGAAGCGGGCCCAGTATTTTATTACTTGTGGGGGGGGAATCGCCGCTGCCTTGAAAGTGAAACCAAGTACAGTACTGAGATCATTCATGTCTGATAAGACGCTGGCTTTGTATCACCAGAATTTTCCTGCTCAGACAGCGGCTGAACAGCTTTCTCTTTTCGATTCACCTCGAGAAATGCTATCGCCATTCATAGAGGGGGATAGACAAAAATGCTTAACAAGTCCAATCTGA
- a CDS encoding tetratricopeptide repeat protein, translating to MDAKMYLDKGYELMNNGALQQAADAFCRAIEINSQYAEAYNGLGVVKVGEKLVDVAESAFRKAIILKPDFFEAYNNLGTVLINCNRLTEAEICLRQAIQLNPQYPEAYGNLGVVLMGIKQLAEAESCLKRAIELKSDLIEAYATLGLVLRDTNCYEAEEYLRRAIELNPKYPESYNNLGLVLKYSFRLDEAEACYRRAIELQPEYLNARVNLGILLKDTYRLDEAKACFCQVIEQYPNSVEASFALGILDLLQGKYGAEWWEKYELRRKVFGYWQPEIRYWQGENLAGCRILLYYEQGFGDTIQFIRYAKKVAELASETTVLIQKPLQQLMINSQKTVVISTDEKIHEERYDFTCSLLSLPFVFKTTQETIPKKIPYIQPEHEVVIKWSKILGKRGIGKRLRVGVVWAGNPNHKNDCNRSIAFETFRQLFDITEVEWVSLQVGKRAGNLKDTLYSVIDLSSRLIDFSETAGVISNLDLIISVDSAVAHLAGAMGKETWLLLPFAPDWRWQLEREDSDWYPTIRILRQQKYGDWQGVLRRVKELVHIKQAAAR from the coding sequence GTGGATGCAAAAATGTATTTAGATAAAGGCTATGAATTAATGAATAACGGAGCTCTACAACAAGCGGCAGACGCTTTTTGTAGAGCTATTGAAATAAATTCCCAATATGCCGAGGCTTATAATGGTTTGGGAGTGGTAAAAGTTGGGGAGAAGTTGGTGGATGTAGCAGAGTCTGCATTTCGTAAAGCTATTATTTTGAAACCTGATTTTTTTGAGGCGTATAATAATTTAGGTACCGTTTTAATAAATTGTAACCGACTTACTGAAGCTGAGATTTGCTTAAGGCAAGCAATTCAATTGAATCCACAATATCCCGAGGCTTACGGTAATCTGGGAGTGGTTTTAATGGGAATAAAGCAATTGGCCGAAGCTGAAAGCTGTCTTAAACGTGCAATTGAGTTGAAAAGTGATTTAATAGAGGCCTATGCAACACTCGGTTTGGTATTAAGAGATACTAACTGCTATGAAGCGGAGGAATATCTTCGTCGAGCCATTGAACTGAATCCAAAATATCCAGAGAGTTACAATAATTTGGGGTTGGTTTTAAAATATAGTTTTCGTCTTGATGAAGCAGAGGCTTGTTATCGCCGAGCAATTGAGCTGCAACCTGAATATTTGAATGCTCGGGTAAATTTGGGCATTCTTTTGAAAGATACCTATCGGCTGGACGAAGCGAAGGCATGTTTTTGCCAAGTGATTGAACAGTATCCAAATTCTGTTGAAGCTAGTTTTGCCTTAGGAATTTTAGACTTGCTTCAGGGAAAGTATGGTGCTGAGTGGTGGGAAAAATATGAATTGAGACGGAAAGTGTTCGGCTATTGGCAGCCGGAAATTCGCTATTGGCAAGGTGAAAACTTAGCAGGCTGTAGAATCTTGCTATATTATGAGCAAGGATTTGGTGATACGATTCAATTTATCAGGTATGCGAAAAAGGTTGCAGAACTGGCATCTGAAACAACTGTATTGATTCAGAAACCTTTGCAACAGTTGATGATAAATTCGCAAAAAACGGTTGTTATTTCTACTGATGAAAAGATACACGAGGAAAGATATGACTTTACCTGCTCGTTGCTTAGCCTTCCTTTTGTATTTAAGACGACGCAGGAGACAATTCCCAAGAAGATTCCATATATACAGCCGGAACACGAGGTTGTAATAAAATGGTCCAAAATACTTGGGAAAAGAGGTATTGGCAAGAGATTAAGAGTTGGTGTTGTGTGGGCGGGTAATCCTAATCACAAAAACGATTGTAATCGTTCCATAGCTTTTGAAACGTTCAGACAGTTATTTGATATTACTGAAGTAGAATGGGTTAGTTTACAAGTGGGGAAACGGGCCGGAAATTTGAAAGATACATTATATAGCGTTATTGATTTATCTTCTCGACTAATTGATTTTTCCGAAACAGCAGGTGTGATTAGTAATCTTGATTTGATCATATCAGTTGATTCGGCTGTAGCTCATTTGGCAGGAGCAATGGGAAAAGAAACATGGCTACTTTTACCATTTGCTCCGGATTGGCGCTGGCAATTAGAACGTGAAGACAGTGATTGGTATCCGACGATACGAATACTTCGTCAGCAGAAATATGGCGATTGGCAGGGGGTTTTAAGAAGAGTTAAGGAGCTGGTACATATAAAACAAGCGGCAGCCAGATAG